In a genomic window of Chryseobacterium sp. G0162:
- a CDS encoding GLPGLI family protein — protein MKNILTIVVILLTGFTQAQTHRFIYELQYKMDSTEIGYEKLNMILDITPKEVKFYGKGLATTDSLNKKFGMNSSYTDMTGQVVKRKINSFDNENYINIKNGYYSFKTTDKINWLIADETKKIENYTLQKATTKFGGRNWTAWFCKEIPFNEGPFKLRGLPGLIFELSDAKKNFIYTLVKSKKLTENYSTADFLESNFGNKAIPINEKQKYKLIMEFYNDPFAFERNNFSKSNNDLKININGKEIHNVDELNTQTKSMQEVIRKYNNPIEIDKAMHYPIY, from the coding sequence ATGAAAAATATCCTTACCATTGTAGTCATCCTATTGACAGGTTTTACCCAGGCACAGACCCACAGGTTTATTTATGAACTTCAATATAAGATGGATTCTACGGAAATAGGTTATGAAAAGCTGAATATGATTCTGGATATTACACCGAAAGAAGTAAAATTCTATGGGAAAGGTCTCGCCACTACGGATTCTCTGAATAAAAAATTCGGAATGAATTCCAGCTATACTGATATGACAGGTCAAGTAGTGAAAAGAAAGATCAATTCTTTTGATAATGAAAATTATATCAACATTAAAAATGGGTACTATTCATTTAAAACGACAGATAAAATCAATTGGTTGATTGCTGATGAAACTAAAAAGATAGAAAATTACACCTTACAAAAAGCAACCACAAAGTTTGGAGGAAGAAACTGGACCGCGTGGTTTTGTAAAGAGATTCCATTTAATGAGGGCCCTTTTAAACTTCGTGGATTACCTGGTTTGATCTTTGAATTATCAGATGCTAAGAAAAATTTCATTTATACTCTTGTCAAAAGCAAAAAACTTACGGAAAACTACTCTACTGCAGATTTTCTGGAATCCAATTTCGGAAACAAAGCCATCCCTATCAATGAAAAGCAAAAATATAAGCTGATTATGGAATTTTACAATGATCCTTTCGCCTTTGAAAGAAATAATTTCAGCAAATCTAATAATGATCTGAAAATTAACATCAACGGAAAAGAAATTCATAATGTAGATGAGCTGAATACTCAAACCAAGAGTATGCAGGAGGTTATCAGAAAATATAATAACCCTATTGAGATCGATAAGGCGATGCATTATCCTATTTACTAA